Proteins encoded in a region of the Streptomyces violaceoruber genome:
- the fhaB gene encoding antibiotic biosynthesis regulator FhaB, producing the protein MSELTLTVMRLGFLAVLWLFVIVAVQVIRSDLFGTRVTQRGARRDAARPQQTATRQGQAPPPQRQQSGGGRGRRGAPTKLVVTEGTLTGTTVALQGQTITLGRAHDSTIVLDDDYASSRHARIYPDQNGQWIVEDLGSTNGTYLDRARLTTPTPIGPGAPIRIGKTVIELRK; encoded by the coding sequence ATGTCAGAGCTGACCCTCACGGTCATGCGGTTGGGTTTTCTCGCCGTACTGTGGCTGTTCGTGATCGTGGCCGTGCAGGTCATCCGCAGCGACCTCTTCGGTACGCGGGTCACCCAGCGCGGCGCGCGGCGCGACGCCGCCCGACCGCAGCAGACCGCCACGCGCCAGGGCCAGGCGCCTCCACCGCAGCGCCAGCAGTCCGGCGGTGGCCGCGGCCGCCGCGGCGCGCCCACCAAGCTGGTCGTGACGGAGGGCACCCTCACCGGCACCACCGTCGCCCTCCAGGGCCAGACCATCACGCTCGGCCGGGCACACGACTCGACGATCGTGCTGGACGACGACTACGCCTCCAGCCGTCATGCCAGGATCTACCCGGACCAGAACGGCCAGTGGATCGTCGAGGACCTGGGCTCCACCAACGGCACCTACCTGGACCGGGCCCGGCTGACGACTCCCACACCGATTGGCCCCGGGGCGCCGATCCGCATCGGCAAGACCGTCATCGAGCTGCGGAAGTAG
- a CDS encoding FtsW/RodA/SpoVE family cell cycle protein, whose product MSSTTNPSTHHTSTIGAIGAPSRRNTELALLVFAVLIPVFAYANVGLAINDEVPAGLLSYGFGLGLLAGVGHLVVRKFAPYADPLLLPLATLLNGLGLVAIWRLDQSELLQDIKQAGTAAPRQLMYTAMGIALFVAVMVFLKDHRVLQRYTYISMVTALFLLLLPLVPGLGKNIYGAKIWIQVGSFSIQPGEFAKIVLAIFFAGYLMVKRDALALASRRFMGLYLPRGRDLGPILVVWIVSILILVFETDLGTSLLFFGMFVIMLYVATERTSWIVFGLLMSAVGAVGVATFEPHIQQRVDAWLDPMREYTLSRAGQVGHSEQAMQALWAFGSGGTLGTGWGQGHSELIRFAANSDFILATFGEELGLAGLMALLLLYALIVERGVRTALAARDPFGKLLAIGLSGAFALQVFVVAGGVMGLIPLTGMTMPFLAYGGSSVIANWALIGILLRISDTARRPAPAAPANPDAEMTQVVRP is encoded by the coding sequence ATGAGCAGTACTACCAACCCGTCGACGCACCACACGTCCACGATCGGCGCCATCGGCGCCCCGAGCCGGCGCAACACCGAGCTGGCTCTGCTCGTGTTCGCCGTCCTCATCCCGGTCTTCGCCTACGCCAACGTGGGCCTCGCCATCAACGACGAGGTGCCCGCGGGGCTGCTGAGCTACGGATTCGGCCTCGGCCTGCTGGCCGGCGTCGGCCACCTCGTCGTGCGCAAGTTCGCGCCGTACGCGGACCCGCTGCTGCTGCCGCTGGCCACGCTGCTCAACGGCCTCGGACTCGTCGCCATCTGGCGCCTGGACCAGTCGGAACTGCTCCAGGACATCAAGCAGGCCGGCACCGCCGCACCCCGCCAGCTGATGTACACCGCGATGGGCATCGCCCTGTTCGTCGCCGTGATGGTCTTCCTCAAGGACCACCGCGTCCTGCAGCGCTACACCTACATCTCCATGGTCACGGCCCTGTTCCTGCTGCTGCTCCCGCTCGTACCGGGCCTCGGCAAGAACATCTACGGCGCCAAGATCTGGATCCAGGTCGGCTCCTTCTCCATCCAGCCCGGTGAGTTCGCCAAGATCGTCCTGGCGATCTTCTTCGCCGGCTACCTGATGGTGAAACGCGACGCGCTCGCCCTGGCCAGCCGCCGCTTCATGGGCCTCTACCTGCCGCGCGGCCGCGACCTCGGCCCCATCCTGGTCGTCTGGATCGTCTCGATCCTGATCCTGGTCTTCGAGACCGACCTCGGCACCTCACTGCTGTTCTTCGGCATGTTCGTGATCATGCTGTACGTCGCGACCGAGCGGACCAGCTGGATCGTCTTCGGTCTGCTGATGTCCGCCGTCGGCGCCGTCGGTGTGGCCACCTTCGAACCCCACATCCAGCAGCGCGTCGACGCCTGGCTCGACCCGATGCGCGAGTACACGCTCTCCCGCGCCGGCCAGGTCGGCCACTCCGAGCAGGCCATGCAGGCCCTGTGGGCCTTCGGCTCCGGCGGCACCCTCGGCACCGGCTGGGGCCAGGGCCACTCCGAGCTGATCCGCTTCGCCGCCAACTCCGACTTCATCCTCGCCACCTTCGGCGAGGAACTCGGCCTCGCCGGCCTGATGGCCCTGCTCCTGCTCTACGCCCTGATCGTGGAACGCGGCGTGCGCACCGCCCTCGCCGCCCGCGACCCCTTCGGCAAGCTCCTCGCCATCGGCCTCTCCGGAGCCTTCGCCCTCCAGGTCTTCGTCGTCGCCGGCGGTGTCATGGGCCTCATCCCGCTCACCGGTATGACCATGCCTTTCCTGGCCTACGGCGGTTCCTCCGTCATCGCCAACTGGGCGTTGATCGGCATCCTGCTGCGCATCAGCGACACCGCGCGCAGGCCGGCACCCGCCGCGCCCGCCAACCCCGACGCCGAGATGACCCAGGTGGTCCGACCGTGA
- a CDS encoding peptidoglycan D,D-transpeptidase FtsI family protein, giving the protein MNKPLRRIALFCGLLVLTLLIRDNWLQYVQADELKEDEHNRRVAIERYASPRGDIIVDGKAITGHATTEGDFKYKRTYKDGAMWAPVTGYVSQAFGATQLESIDDGILTGNDDRLFFRNTLDMITGKKREGGNVVTTLNGAAQKAAYDGLKKQGAKGAVVAIEPSTGKILSMASYPSYDPTVIAGSNDAAGEAWNKLQKKNNPDDPMLNRALREVYPPGSTFKVVTAAAALEHGKYDSADEKTDSPLPWTMPGTSTELKNEGNIPCENATLREALRVSCNTVFGKLGYDLGNDKMLETAKKFGFTEEQFVPVRSSASVFSDGMNDSQVALSSIGQFNTAATPLQMAMVTSAIANNGTLMKPYMVDELQGPGLDTVEKTDPEEMSKPLSADNAQILQSMMETVVEDGTGTNAKIDGVKVGGKTGTAQHGVDNSENPYAWFISYAKADDGSSPVAVAVVIEDENAVRDDISGGGLAAPIAKNVMEAVIDSKK; this is encoded by the coding sequence GTGAACAAGCCACTGCGCCGAATCGCGCTTTTCTGCGGCCTCCTGGTCCTCACCCTCCTCATCCGGGACAACTGGCTCCAGTACGTCCAGGCCGACGAGCTGAAGGAGGACGAGCACAACCGCCGGGTCGCCATCGAGCGGTACGCCAGTCCCCGCGGCGACATCATCGTCGACGGCAAGGCCATCACCGGACACGCCACCACCGAGGGCGACTTCAAGTACAAGCGGACCTACAAGGACGGCGCCATGTGGGCGCCCGTCACCGGGTACGTCTCCCAGGCCTTCGGCGCCACCCAGCTCGAGTCCATCGACGACGGCATCCTCACCGGCAACGACGACCGGCTCTTCTTCCGCAACACCCTCGACATGATCACGGGCAAGAAGCGCGAGGGCGGCAACGTCGTCACCACCCTCAACGGCGCCGCCCAGAAGGCCGCCTACGACGGTCTGAAGAAGCAGGGCGCCAAGGGCGCCGTCGTCGCGATCGAACCGTCCACCGGCAAGATCCTCTCGATGGCCTCGTACCCGTCGTACGACCCCACCGTCATCGCGGGCAGCAACGACGCGGCCGGCGAGGCCTGGAACAAGCTCCAGAAGAAGAACAACCCCGACGACCCGATGCTCAACCGCGCGCTGCGCGAGGTCTACCCGCCCGGATCCACCTTCAAGGTGGTCACCGCGGCGGCGGCCCTGGAGCACGGGAAGTACGACTCGGCCGACGAGAAGACCGACTCCCCGCTGCCCTGGACGATGCCCGGCACCAGCACCGAGCTGAAGAACGAGGGCAACATCCCCTGCGAGAACGCCACCCTCCGCGAGGCTCTGCGCGTCTCCTGCAACACCGTCTTCGGCAAGCTCGGTTACGACCTCGGCAACGACAAGATGCTGGAGACGGCCAAGAAGTTCGGCTTCACCGAGGAGCAGTTCGTCCCGGTCCGCTCCAGCGCCTCCGTCTTCTCCGACGGCATGAACGACTCCCAGGTCGCGCTCTCCTCCATCGGCCAGTTCAACACCGCCGCCACCCCGCTGCAGATGGCCATGGTCACCTCGGCCATCGCCAACAACGGCACCCTGATGAAGCCGTACATGGTCGACGAACTCCAGGGCCCGGGCCTCGACACCGTCGAGAAGACCGACCCCGAGGAGATGAGCAAGCCGCTGTCCGCGGACAACGCCCAGATCCTCCAGTCGATGATGGAGACCGTGGTCGAGGACGGCACGGGAACCAACGCCAAGATCGACGGCGTCAAGGTGGGCGGCAAGACCGGTACCGCACAGCACGGTGTCGACAACAGCGAGAACCCCTACGCCTGGTTCATCTCGTACGCCAAGGCCGACGACGGCAGCTCGCCCGTCGCCGTGGCCGTGGTGATCGAGGACGAGAACGCCGTCCGCGACGACATCTCCGGCGGCGGCCTCGCGGCACCGATCGCGAAGAACGTCATGGAGGCCGTCATCGACAGCAAGAAGTGA
- a CDS encoding class E sortase, producing the protein MAATTDTEHQEQAGTGGRGRRRPGRIVAQAVSVLGELLITAGLVMGLFVVYSLWWTNVVADRAADKQAEKVRDDWAQDRVGGSGQDGPGALDTKAGIGFLHVPAMSEGDILVEKGTSMKILNDGVAGYYTDPVKATLPTSDEKGNFSLAAHRDGHGARFHNIDKIEKGDPIVFETKDTWYVYKTYAVLPETSKYNVEVLGGIPKESGKKKAGHYITLTTCTPVYTSRYRYVVWGELVRTEKVDGDRTPPKELR; encoded by the coding sequence GTGGCAGCGACCACCGACACGGAGCACCAGGAGCAGGCCGGGACGGGAGGTCGCGGGCGGCGTCGACCCGGCCGGATCGTCGCGCAGGCGGTCAGCGTTCTCGGCGAACTGCTCATCACCGCGGGCCTGGTGATGGGCCTGTTCGTCGTGTACTCGCTGTGGTGGACGAACGTGGTCGCCGACCGCGCGGCGGACAAACAGGCCGAGAAGGTCCGTGACGACTGGGCCCAGGACCGGGTGGGCGGGAGCGGTCAGGACGGCCCGGGGGCGCTGGACACCAAGGCGGGCATCGGCTTCCTGCACGTCCCGGCGATGAGCGAGGGCGACATCCTGGTGGAGAAGGGCACGTCGATGAAGATCCTCAACGACGGCGTGGCCGGCTACTACACCGACCCGGTGAAGGCGACGCTGCCCACCTCGGACGAGAAGGGCAACTTCTCGCTCGCCGCGCACCGGGACGGGCACGGCGCCAGGTTCCACAACATCGACAAGATCGAGAAGGGTGACCCGATCGTCTTCGAGACGAAGGACACCTGGTACGTGTACAAGACGTACGCCGTCCTCCCCGAGACCTCGAAGTACAACGTCGAGGTGCTGGGCGGCATCCCCAAGGAGTCCGGCAAGAAGAAGGCCGGCCACTACATCACCCTGACGACCTGCACCCCGGTCTACACGAGCCGCTACCGGTACGTGGTCTGGGGCGAGCTGGTCCGCACGGAGAAGGTGGACGGCGACCGCACCCCGCCGAAGGAACTGCGCTGA
- a CDS encoding aminodeoxychorismate/anthranilate synthase component II, translating into MSARILVVDNYDSFVFNLVQYLYQLGAECEVLRNDEVSTAHAQDGFDGVLLSPGPGTPEQAGVCVDMVRHCAATGVPVFGVCLGMQSMQVAYGGVVDRAPELLHGKTSPVEHTGRGVFAGLPSPFTATRYHSLAAEPATVPAELEVTARTPDGIVMGLRHRELLVEGVQFHPESVLTEHGHRMLANWLVECGDQDAVARSAGLAPVVGRATA; encoded by the coding sequence GTGAGCGCGCGCATCCTCGTCGTCGACAACTACGACAGCTTCGTCTTCAACCTGGTCCAGTACCTCTACCAACTCGGCGCCGAGTGCGAGGTGCTGCGCAACGACGAGGTGTCGACGGCCCACGCCCAGGACGGTTTCGACGGCGTCCTGCTCTCGCCCGGCCCGGGCACGCCGGAGCAGGCGGGCGTCTGCGTCGACATGGTCCGGCACTGCGCGGCGACCGGGGTGCCGGTCTTCGGCGTGTGCCTGGGCATGCAGTCGATGCAGGTCGCGTACGGCGGTGTGGTGGACCGCGCGCCGGAGCTGCTGCACGGCAAGACCTCGCCGGTGGAGCACACCGGCCGGGGCGTCTTCGCGGGGCTGCCCTCGCCGTTCACGGCGACGCGGTACCACTCGCTGGCGGCGGAGCCGGCCACGGTGCCGGCCGAGCTGGAGGTGACGGCCCGTACGCCGGACGGGATCGTGATGGGCCTGCGCCACCGGGAACTGCTCGTCGAGGGCGTGCAGTTCCACCCGGAGTCGGTGCTGACCGAGCACGGGCACCGGATGCTGGCCAACTGGCTGGTGGAGTGCGGCGACCAGGACGCGGTGGCGAGGTCGGCGGGGCTCGCCCCGGTGGTGGGCAGGGCCACGGCGTGA
- the pknB gene encoding Stk1 family PASTA domain-containing Ser/Thr kinase produces the protein MEEPRRLGGRYELGPVLGRGGMAEVYHAHDTRLGRQVAVKTLRADLARDPSFQARFRREAQSAASLNHPAIVAVYDTGEDYIDNVSIPYIVMEYVDGSTLRELLHSGRKLLPERTLEMTIGILQALEYSHRAGIVHRDIKPANVMLTRNGQVKVMDFGIARAMGDSGMKMTQTAAVIGTAQYLSPEQAKGEQVDARSDLYSTGCLLYELLTVRPPFVGDSPVAVAYQHVREEPQAPSVFDPEITPEMDAIVLKALVKDPDYRYQSADEMRVDIEACLDGQPVGATAAMGAMAAGGYGAYPDDQPTTALRSDGGGGATTMLPPMNPDDGGYGYDERPDRRRQQPRKKNTSTIFLVLAGVLVLVGAILIGKYAFSGDGGPGNDKVPVPAFIGLSKADAQQQADNIDLVLTFKQQECEDQPKGNICAQDPKQGTDVDKESTVNLVVSTGAPKVAVPNVIDKNIDEAKKQLEDKGFEVETKQTESSQDEGTILSQNPDPGKELEKGSTVTLEVAKAEEKATVPDVVGRTCDEAKAQVESGGDLTAVCTDQPTNDPNQVGKVISTTPQSSTQVDPGSKVTIVVGKAVEKTKVPEVRGKTLAEARQILQQSGFTNVQVAQGSPGDDNAKVFASNPQPGSEVDDPAATPITLMTVPGDGGNGNGGNGNGGAIAGLPGFGD, from the coding sequence ATGGAAGAGCCGCGTCGCCTCGGCGGCCGGTACGAGCTGGGCCCTGTGCTCGGCCGTGGTGGCATGGCGGAGGTTTACCACGCTCATGACACCCGGCTCGGACGCCAGGTGGCGGTGAAGACACTCCGCGCGGACCTCGCGCGTGACCCGTCCTTCCAGGCCCGCTTCCGCCGGGAGGCCCAGTCGGCCGCCTCGCTCAACCATCCCGCGATCGTGGCGGTCTACGACACGGGCGAGGACTACATCGACAACGTGTCGATCCCGTACATCGTCATGGAGTACGTCGACGGCTCCACACTCCGTGAGCTGCTCCACTCCGGCCGCAAGCTGCTGCCGGAGCGGACCCTGGAGATGACCATCGGCATCCTCCAGGCACTGGAGTACTCGCACCGGGCCGGCATCGTCCACCGCGACATCAAGCCGGCCAACGTCATGCTCACGCGCAACGGCCAGGTCAAGGTCATGGACTTCGGCATCGCCCGCGCCATGGGCGACTCCGGCATGAAGATGACCCAGACCGCCGCCGTGATCGGCACCGCCCAGTACCTCTCCCCGGAGCAGGCCAAGGGCGAGCAGGTCGACGCCCGCTCCGACCTGTACTCCACGGGCTGCCTGCTCTACGAGCTGCTCACCGTGCGCCCGCCCTTCGTAGGCGACTCCCCGGTGGCCGTCGCCTACCAGCACGTGCGCGAGGAGCCGCAGGCGCCCAGCGTCTTCGACCCCGAGATCACGCCCGAGATGGACGCGATCGTGCTGAAGGCCCTGGTCAAGGACCCGGACTACCGCTACCAGTCGGCCGACGAGATGCGCGTCGACATCGAGGCCTGCCTCGACGGCCAGCCCGTCGGAGCCACCGCCGCGATGGGTGCCATGGCCGCCGGCGGCTACGGCGCCTACCCCGACGACCAGCCGACCACCGCCCTGCGCTCGGACGGGGGCGGCGGCGCCACGACCATGCTGCCGCCCATGAACCCGGACGACGGCGGCTACGGCTACGACGAGCGCCCCGACCGGCGCCGCCAGCAGCCCCGCAAGAAGAACACCTCCACGATCTTCCTGGTGCTGGCGGGCGTCCTCGTCCTCGTCGGCGCCATCCTGATCGGCAAGTACGCCTTCAGCGGGGACGGCGGGCCGGGCAACGACAAGGTCCCGGTGCCCGCCTTCATCGGCCTGAGCAAGGCCGACGCCCAGCAGCAGGCCGACAACATCGACCTGGTGCTGACGTTCAAGCAGCAGGAGTGCGAGGACCAGCCCAAGGGCAACATCTGCGCCCAGGACCCCAAGCAGGGCACCGACGTCGACAAGGAGTCCACCGTCAACCTGGTGGTCTCGACCGGCGCGCCCAAGGTCGCCGTGCCGAACGTCATCGACAAGAACATCGACGAGGCGAAGAAGCAGCTCGAGGACAAGGGCTTCGAGGTCGAGACCAAGCAGACCGAGTCCTCCCAGGACGAGGGCACGATCCTCAGCCAGAACCCCGACCCGGGCAAGGAACTGGAGAAGGGTTCCACGGTGACCCTGGAGGTCGCCAAGGCCGAGGAGAAGGCCACGGTGCCCGACGTCGTGGGCCGCACCTGCGACGAGGCCAAGGCCCAGGTGGAGAGCGGCGGCGACCTGACGGCCGTCTGCACGGACCAGCCGACGAACGACCCGAACCAGGTCGGCAAGGTCATCTCCACGACGCCCCAGTCCAGCACGCAGGTCGACCCGGGCTCGAAGGTCACGATCGTCGTCGGCAAGGCCGTGGAGAAGACGAAGGTGCCGGAGGTCCGCGGCAAGACCCTCGCGGAGGCCCGGCAGATACTGCAGCAGAGCGGCTTCACCAACGTGCAGGTCGCGCAGGGCTCCCCGGGCGACGACAACGCGAAGGTGTTCGCCTCGAACCCGCAGCCCGGCAGCGAGGTCGACGACCCGGCCGCCACGCCGATCACCCTGATGACCGTCCCGGGCGACGGTGGGAACGGCAACGGCGGGAACGGCAACGGCGGCGCCATCGCCGGCCTTCCCGGCTTCGGCGACTGA
- a CDS encoding Stp1/IreP family PP2C-type Ser/Thr phosphatase has translation MSLSLRFAAGSHKGMIREGNEDSGYAGPRLLAIADGMGGQAAGEVASSEVISTIVALDDDVPGSDVLTSLGHAVQRANDQLRQMVEEDPALEGMGTTLTALLWTGQRLGMVHVGDSRAYLLRDGVLTQITQDHTWVQRLVDEGRITEEEAGTHPQRSLLMRALGSGDHVEPDLSIREVRAGDRYLICSDGLSGVVSHQTMEDTLASYQGPQETVQELIQLALRGGGPDNITVIVADVLDLDTGDTLAGQLSDTPVVVGAVAENQAQMGDNGIMQTPAGRAAGLGRPGGQRGGGGEFGPPGSGDVTGFIPAGGFDDYGPDDFVKPRKSRKWLKRSLYTVLALAVIGGGTYGGWRWTQTQYYVGTNDDHLALYRGISQDLAWVSLSKVQKDHPEIELKYLPPYQQKLVEATIPEGDLNDARAKIEELAVQASACKKQAARRTAETEKNAKTGEGEAGGTTGTTPASFTSKASPSPNPSGSPEAPESSESPSTTAPTPGSGPTLSEEEQKVVSLCGKQ, from the coding sequence ATGAGTCTGTCACTGCGCTTCGCCGCCGGTTCCCACAAGGGCATGATCCGGGAGGGCAACGAGGACTCCGGCTACGCCGGTCCGCGCCTGCTCGCCATCGCCGACGGCATGGGCGGCCAGGCCGCCGGTGAGGTCGCCTCCTCCGAGGTGATCTCCACCATCGTCGCCCTCGACGACGACGTGCCCGGCTCCGACGTCCTCACCTCCCTCGGCCACGCCGTCCAGCGCGCCAACGACCAGCTGCGGCAGATGGTCGAGGAGGACCCCGCCCTGGAGGGCATGGGCACCACCCTGACCGCCCTGCTGTGGACCGGGCAGCGCCTGGGCATGGTCCACGTCGGCGACTCCCGCGCCTACCTGCTGCGCGACGGCGTCCTCACCCAGATCACCCAGGACCACACCTGGGTGCAGCGCCTCGTCGACGAGGGACGGATCACCGAGGAGGAGGCGGGCACCCACCCGCAGCGCTCCCTGCTGATGCGCGCCCTCGGCAGCGGCGACCACGTCGAGCCCGACCTGTCCATCCGCGAGGTACGGGCCGGCGACCGCTACCTGATCTGCTCCGACGGACTCTCCGGCGTCGTCTCCCACCAGACGATGGAGGACACCCTCGCCAGCTACCAGGGCCCCCAGGAGACCGTCCAGGAGCTGATCCAGCTCGCCCTGCGCGGCGGCGGCCCCGACAACATCACCGTCATCGTCGCCGACGTCCTCGACCTCGACACCGGCGACACCCTCGCCGGGCAGCTCTCCGACACCCCCGTGGTCGTCGGCGCCGTCGCCGAGAACCAGGCCCAGATGGGCGACAACGGCATCATGCAGACCCCGGCCGGGCGCGCCGCGGGCCTCGGCAGGCCGGGCGGACAGCGCGGCGGGGGCGGCGAGTTCGGCCCGCCCGGCAGCGGCGACGTCACCGGCTTCATCCCGGCCGGCGGCTTCGACGACTACGGCCCCGACGACTTCGTCAAGCCCCGCAAGAGCCGCAAGTGGCTCAAGCGGTCCCTCTACACCGTCCTCGCCCTCGCCGTCATCGGCGGCGGCACCTACGGCGGCTGGCGCTGGACCCAGACCCAGTACTACGTCGGCACCAACGACGACCACCTCGCGCTGTACCGGGGAATCAGCCAGGACCTCGCCTGGGTCTCGCTCTCCAAGGTCCAGAAGGACCACCCCGAGATCGAACTCAAGTACCTGCCGCCCTACCAGCAGAAACTGGTCGAGGCCACCATCCCCGAGGGCGACCTCAACGACGCCAGGGCCAAGATCGAGGAACTGGCGGTCCAGGCCTCCGCCTGCAAGAAGCAGGCCGCCAGGCGCACCGCGGAGACCGAGAAGAACGCGAAGACGGGTGAGGGCGAGGCCGGAGGCACCACGGGAACCACTCCCGCCTCCTTCACGTCCAAGGCCTCACCCAGCCCGAACCCGTCGGGCTCGCCCGAGGCACCCGAATCGTCCGAGTCCCCGTCCACGACCGCACCCACTCCAGGCTCAGGACCGACCCTCTCGGAGGAAGAGCAGAAGGTCGTCTCGCTGTGCGGTAAGCAGTAG
- the crgA gene encoding cell division protein CrgA codes for MPKSRIRKKADYTPPPSKQATSIKLTSRGWVAPVMLAMFVIGLAWIVVFYVTDGSLPIDSLGNWNIVVGFGFIAAGFGVSTQWK; via the coding sequence GTGCCGAAGTCACGTATCCGCAAGAAGGCCGATTACACGCCGCCGCCCTCGAAGCAGGCGACCAGCATCAAGCTGACCAGCCGCGGCTGGGTGGCGCCGGTCATGCTGGCCATGTTCGTCATCGGCCTGGCCTGGATCGTCGTCTTCTACGTCACCGACGGTTCGCTGCCCATCGACTCTCTGGGCAACTGGAACATCGTGGTGGGCTTCGGTTTCATCGCCGCGGGGTTCGGCGTCTCGACGCAGTGGAAGTAG
- a CDS encoding DUF881 domain-containing protein, translating to MSNSADSPGTGSSPVRRRRFRPVRVLTAAVFALAGLIFFTSFDTAKGTNIRTDSSLLKLSDLIHERSRENGVLEESNGALREDVESLAERDDGRTKSEDDKLAALEEKAGTQKLTGEAITVTLDDAPPDATAKLPGYPEPQPDYLVIHQQDLQAVVNALWQGGAEGIKVMDQRLISTSAVRCVGNTLILQGRVYSPPYKIQAVGDPERLKKALAKSPAIQNYMVYVNVYGLGWKVEDDGRATLPGYSGTADLHYAQPVD from the coding sequence TTGAGCAATTCTGCCGACTCCCCCGGGACGGGATCCAGCCCTGTCCGCCGGCGCCGTTTCCGGCCCGTGCGGGTACTCACGGCGGCCGTCTTCGCCCTCGCGGGACTTATCTTCTTCACCAGCTTCGATACCGCGAAGGGCACCAATATCCGTACGGATTCCTCTTTGCTCAAGTTGTCCGATCTCATCCATGAACGCAGCCGGGAGAACGGCGTTCTGGAGGAGTCCAACGGAGCCCTGCGCGAGGACGTCGAATCGCTCGCGGAACGCGACGACGGCCGGACGAAGTCGGAGGACGACAAGCTCGCGGCGCTGGAGGAGAAGGCGGGTACGCAGAAGCTGACGGGCGAGGCGATCACCGTCACGCTCGACGACGCCCCGCCGGACGCCACCGCGAAGCTCCCCGGCTACCCGGAGCCGCAGCCCGACTACCTGGTCATCCACCAGCAGGACCTCCAGGCCGTGGTGAACGCCCTGTGGCAGGGCGGCGCCGAGGGCATCAAGGTCATGGACCAGCGGCTGATCTCCACCAGCGCGGTGCGCTGCGTGGGCAACACCCTGATCCTCCAGGGCCGGGTCTACTCCCCGCCGTACAAGATCCAGGCGGTCGGCGACCCGGAGCGGCTGAAGAAGGCGCTGGCGAAGTCGCCGGCGATCCAGAACTACATGGTCTACGTCAACGTGTACGGGCTCGGCTGGAAGGTCGAGGACGACGGCCGGGCGACCCTGCCGGGCTACTCCGGCACGGCGGACCTGCACTATGCCCAGCCTGTGGATTAG
- a CDS encoding class E sortase codes for MTALRPERDSGTAGDQGSSYGQPYGDSGAFGGGRYEESAVGEENRPPLLDDETVALRIPEPPAPRTAAGTGPIGGGPDGGGRAARRKAAKRRHGRRGAPRDQAPEEEAEQAPKAPLSRVEARRQARARKPGAAVVASRAIGEIFITTGVLMLLFVTYQLWWTNVRAHAQANQAASNLQDDWANGKRSPGSFEPGQGFALLHIPKLDVVVPIAEGISSKKVLDRGMVGHYAEDGLKTAMPDAEAGNFGLAGHRNTHGEPFRYINKLEPGDPIVVETQDKYFVYKMASILPVTSPSNVSVLDPVPKQSGFKGPGRYITLTTCTPEFTSKYRMIVWGKMVEERPRSKGKPDALVS; via the coding sequence GTGACCGCGCTGCGCCCCGAGCGCGACTCCGGCACGGCCGGTGACCAGGGATCCTCGTACGGACAGCCGTACGGGGATTCCGGTGCGTTCGGGGGCGGCCGGTACGAGGAGTCCGCCGTCGGGGAGGAGAACCGGCCGCCACTCCTGGACGACGAGACGGTGGCGCTGCGGATCCCGGAGCCCCCGGCGCCCCGGACGGCCGCCGGGACGGGGCCGATCGGGGGCGGTCCGGACGGCGGCGGTCGCGCGGCCCGCAGGAAGGCCGCGAAACGGCGTCACGGGCGCCGTGGGGCGCCCAGGGACCAGGCTCCGGAGGAAGAGGCCGAGCAGGCCCCGAAGGCGCCCCTGTCGCGCGTGGAGGCCCGTCGGCAGGCCCGGGCGCGCAAGCCCGGCGCCGCGGTGGTCGCCAGCCGGGCGATCGGTGAGATCTTCATCACGACCGGCGTGCTGATGCTGCTGTTCGTCACCTACCAGCTGTGGTGGACGAACGTGCGGGCGCACGCGCAGGCGAACCAGGCCGCGAGCAACCTCCAGGACGACTGGGCGAACGGCAAGCGCAGCCCGGGATCGTTCGAGCCGGGCCAGGGGTTCGCGCTGCTGCACATCCCCAAGCTGGACGTGGTGGTGCCGATCGCGGAGGGCATCAGCAGCAAGAAGGTGCTGGACCGGGGCATGGTCGGGCACTACGCGGAGGACGGGCTGAAGACCGCGATGCCGGACGCCGAGGCCGGCAACTTCGGGCTCGCGGGGCACCGCAACACGCACGGCGAGCCGTTCCGGTACATCAACAAGCTGGAGCCGGGCGACCCGATCGTCGTGGAGACGCAGGACAAGTACTTCGTCTACAAGATGGCGTCGATCCTGCCGGTGACCTCGCCGAGCAACGTGAGCGTGCTGGACCCGGTCCCGAAGCAGTCCGGCTTCAAGGGACCCGGCCGCTACATCACCCTCACCACCTGTACGCCGGAGTTCACCAGCAAGTACCGCATGATCGTGTGGGGCAAGATGGTCGAGGAACGGCCGCGCAGCAAGGGCAAGCCGGATGCGCTCGTCAGTTAA